A single Leishmania major strain Friedlin complete genome, chromosome 24 DNA region contains:
- a CDS encoding putative DNAJ-domain protein yields MLRRSYPWRVMTPRQALRVLSLSPTADLTPASIKKAYIRQTLQCHPDLHPNNPNATENFRNLSDACRVALKALEAQRGGRSAAGRRSTNSGAVDLCDPQEALESLRQAMIAYHRHQQSTEAPSTSSSSSPPYGKPESHAAGTFFTPTLEDVSSVCQREAVAMRRVHTFCTELPAVLCGSHSAALFEAVAFFHTRYVESMSACVMRFAQNLPIIVRRVVKQRRRYVDNGYSAVAQGIGTGSRPRGQRIEDMAMKPLVLMGALIFDLPEGASNERRQCLGEDAVASGGTSSTCGASRPADVRVSDELKCIIYPADSIADITAKLSKWEAASFDRLKLELAIVDVNRLMSAMLGLQDEESSGRSEAHLSVEPHLSESSAAAAMVLRTLQKLAGDLCCHFDAAVDSGAVTEAVVEAMHLQDSCDIPASVQDDIAAQSLETPALVAQCRQLAELACPTIRGNIVLTWKAVATDELVKDEAELADVTPAPMPLVDASQTDSAGKEKGGGKDAPPFFVGRHLTCSTAETLFFSVSVTLTRDLHAFLLRLRGALKSVVQSTNQSKRALFELLPLRESIVKEEFTRIASDDDADTSPFRYRGPVNCFPRICNMDTRREHKLWKHLYVHREYVAKHAPAMNPLNVFYECFPYDPDAPAHRPSSLDADGNVLAGWVSGGPDGCDNVVITATQLDDPAHFTEWLEEVVVQSSLNRETEEILAKAGVGYVSRDPVLPLANYLSFVKAFAQSTAVRAVLERKDGAPHKGTTTPDDIGLAIIVSPSRCDVRDGGRLFIPWYVDPAILLSLLDDAKTPQRLDV; encoded by the coding sequence ATGCTGCGACGAAGCTACCCATGGCGCGTCATGACACCTcgccaggcgctgcgcgtgctgtcCCTGTCCCCCACAGCGGACCTTACGCCGGCATCGATCAAGAAGGCGTACATCCGGCAAACGCTGCAGTGCCACCCCGACCTGCACCCGAACAATCCAAACGCAACCGAAAACTTTCGCAACCTCTCAGATGCCTGTCGTGTGGCGCtcaaggcgctggaggcacAGCGGGGCGGCCGGTccgcggcggggcggcgcagcaccaaCAGTGGTGCCGTCGATCTTTGCGACCCTCAGGAAGCGCTGGagtcgctgcggcaggcgaTGATCGCCTACCACAGACATCAGCAGTCGACCGAGGCGCCAtccacgtcctcgtcgtcctccccACCGTATGGGAAGCCGGAGAGCCACGCCGCTGGTACTTTCTTCACGCCGACGCTGGAGGACGTGTCATCCGTTTGTCAGCGGGAGGCAGTCGCGATGCGCCGTGTGCACACTTTCTGCACTGAACTTCCCGCGGTGTTGTGCGGCAGCCACTCCGCGGCCCTCTTCGAGGCTGTCGCTTTCTTTCACACACGCTATGTGGAGTCGATGTCGGCGTGCGTCATGCGATTTGCACAGAATCTGCCCATCATCGTGCGCCGTGTTGTGAAGCAGCGTCGTAGGTACGTAGACAACGGGTACTCGGCAGTGGCGCAAGGGATCGGCACCGGATCTCGGCCGCGCGGGCAGCGGATTGAAGACATGGCGATGAAGCCGCTGGTGTTGATGGGCGCACTCATCTTTGATCTGCCTGAAGGGGCTTCAAatgagcggcggcagtgcctCGGCGAAGATGCGGTggcgagcggcggcaccagcagcacctgcggcgCGTCTCGCCCTGCCGATGTTCGTGTCTCAGACGAGCTGAAGTGTATCATCTATCCTGCGGACAGCATTGCTGATATCACGGCAAAGCTCAGCAAGTGGGAAGCGGCCAGCTTTGACCGACTAAAGCTGGAGCTGGCGATCGTGGACGTGAATCGACTGATGTCGGCTATGCTGGGGCTGCAGGATGAGGAAAGCAGCGGCCGCTCCGAGGCGCACCTCTCCGTGGAGCCGCACCTGAGCgaaagcagcgccgccgcggcgatggTGTTGCGCACACTCCAGAAGCTTGCCGGCGATTTGTGTTGTCacttcgacgccgccgttgacagcggcgccgttaccgaggcggtggtggaggcgatgcACCTGCAGGACAGTTGCGACATACCAGCCAGCGTGCAGGACGATATAGCGGCGCAGTCTCTAGAGACGCCGGCACTAGTCGCGCAGTGCCGGCAGCTAGCGGAACTGGCGTGTCCAACCATTCGTGGCAACATTGTCCTCACCTGGAAAGCAGTCGCGACGGACGAGCTGGTGAAGGATGAGGCCGAACTGGCAGACGTCacaccggcgccgatgccgtTGGTGGACGCATCTCAAACAGACAGCGCTGGGAAGGAGAAAGGGGGCGGCAAAGACGCACCACCCTTTTTCGTGGGGCGTCACTTGACGTGCTCCACTGCTGAGACGCTGTTCTTCTCCGTGTCCGTGACGCTGACGAGAGATCTACACGCCTTCCTACTACGTCTGCGCGGCGCGCTGAAGAGTGTTGTGCAGTCCACGAATCAGTCGAAGCGCGCGCTCTTtgagctgctgccactgcgcgAGAGCATTGTGAAAGAGGAGTTCACTCGCATAGCctccgacgacgacgccgacacgTCACCCTTCCGCTACCGTGGCCCTGTTAACTGCTTTCCACGCATCTGCAACATGGACACCCGCCGCGAGCACAAGCTGTGGAAGCACCTCTACGTGCACCGCGAGTACGTTGCCAAGCACGCGCCCGCAATGAACCCACTCAACGTGTTCTACGAGTGCTTTCCTTACGACCCAGACGCGCCGGCGCACCGGCCGAGCTCTCTCGATGCGGACGGCAACGTGCTGGCGGGGTGGGTCAGCGGCGGCCCTGACGGCTGCGACAACGTCGTCATCACGGCAACGCAACTCGACGACCCAGCGCACTTCACCGAGTGGCtggaagaggtggtggtgcagtcGTCGCTCAACCGCGAAACAGAAGAAATCCTGGCCAAGGCTGGCGTCGGCTACGTCAGCCGCGACCCCGTCTTGCCGCTAGCTAATTATCTCTCGTTCGTTAAGGCGTTCGCGCAGTCCACCGCGGTGCGCGCTGTGCTGGAGCGCAAGGACGGTGCACCACACAAGGGCACCACCACGCCGGACGACATTGGCCTCGCCATCATCGTCTCACCCTCGCGGTGCGACGTCCGAGACGGTGGTCGTCTCTTCATTCCGTGGTACGTCGATCCGGCAATTCTGCTTTCTCTGCTCGATGACGCCAAGACCCCGCAGCGACTCGATGTGTAA
- the CYP8 gene encoding putative cyclophilin 8: MIALEFPLPPSTSLFLSVFVIDNRYSAFPESEEIRLVVLPEPQLTMPPRKAIAKMKSHSAESVDVDLQNCLLRIDKGTDVYGMLVIELDSGRSPKACELVGQNIPASNTTDKSRGKQGVYKNCRFSRLTKEGIQTGEVVPAAKPIPAAELEGEIGRVPHCYGAVSLCRSSTSFDGSQFFICLTSDSVELDHLNKKHVCFGRVVEGHDVLAALQSDLAEYSGDMGLVRKDCPYVMAELSYASM, translated from the coding sequence ATGATTGCATTGGAGTTTCCTTTGCCTCCATCGACATCTCTTTTTCTATCCGTTTTCGTGATCGACAACCGATACTCTGCTTTCCCAGAATCGGAAGAAATACGACTAGTTGTGCTTCCCGAACCTCAACTCACAATGCCTCCGAGAAAGGCAATAGCAAAGATGAAGTCGCACAGCGCTGAGAGTGTTGATGTCGACCTCCAGAACTGTTTGCTGCGCATCGATAAGGGCACCGACGTGTATGGGATGTTGGTGATTGAGTTGGACAGTGGCCGTTCTCCCAAGGCGTGCGAGCTAGTTGGTCAAAACATTCCTGCGTCAAACACAACCGACAAAAGTCGTGGAAAGCAGGGTGTTTACAAGAACTGCCGTTTTTCGCGCCTGACCAAAGAAGGAATTCAGACTGGCGAAGTTGTTCCGGCTGCCAAACCTATTCCCGCAGCCGAGCTGGAGGGCGAGATAGGTCGCGTGCCGCACTGCTACGGTGCCGTATCGCTGTGTCGCAGCTCGACCTCTTTCGACGGATCGCAATTTTTTATCTGTCTCACCAGCGATTCTGTGGAGCTCGATCACTTAAACAAGAAGCACGTTTGCTTTGGACGAGTTGTCGAGGGTCATGATGTCTTGGCAGCTTTGCAGAGTGATTTGGCCGAATATTCTGGCGACATGGGCCTAGTCCGTAAGGACTGCCCTTATGTGATGGCGGAGCTCAGCTACGCATCGATGTAA
- a CDS encoding putative translation initiation factor IF-2, whose amino-acid sequence MRRRAACYFHATGVALRTCRKGALFLLPSVLDSKTFAKLANRQGAKLELQLYEEIRRASPHLHSSAFLGQAKEQARELCLPLTTLKREEVESTIAQKYKLTDDRLVTCLVPYQLGANILLSRLPPKVREESLRELKSEEAARQSGSPPAPNKWIQWYEADVYVSTGRKYLERISTRRQRRIPVFAVMGHVNHGKTALLDALQGSRIGAEEPHHITQSVRAFTMPRPGADNDLFTFIDTPGHRIFVETRFHVQLMADVIALVISVAEGIESQTHETIKVALNVDKPVIVVLNKLDLLSDALTAEKAVRRILAELYSIGLDVHLLQREKDVEALATKASTACCSSRGRSLTDLRPQAEYFAPMKTVDPEYKGSKRHPQVQLLRKSYGVCVSAATGAHIPFLWRVLQLCRDCVPPTCLSNSVGHTEHNAAVQAVVLESSKHLFDEEGFRLNRKRQQIQRSIDRKQEKRSKAFEQRSPRSRLNSVYNSVKTQSTRQNRTSSSSLVITAIVQEGVLTEGMHFIADQAEGQVHALVDYWGNRVEKAYPGMAVTLIDKSSMSGCPGAGIHVLSMTDLASRVRVQAYRQRLQWYAEIFTTKLHYLRPRGMDVSFSHLGDYGQLGITDSLECQLLYGPPQKPSEEQRQPEALPPGTSASDESIGAYLAERNRESESNALQVSSVGSVALPDGATKRLTQAIMGEDDEEVLKATWQSAQLQRQLTSQKEYEEHVAQCVQVGVLIKVDSWHTARMLHREISRLGTRKVYFQVVGARFGPLQVSDIIYVMQAVKIIVCFRTPLSASSDLDSYIENANLWVLQTDHFSDVVLFMKWCAVATHKEKVLDENDGDVDHGDESGPRPRIVVDPKKPEADSGAPRGSKSQRQRLLLYDDDNNDDEFWSM is encoded by the coding sequence AtgcgacgccgcgctgcctgctACTTCCATGCAACAGGAGTTGCTCTGCGCACGTGCCGCAAAGGCGCCCTGTTTCTACTGCCGTCAGTGCTAGACTCCAAGACATTTGCCAAGCTGGCAAACCGCCAGGGAGCAAAACTGGAACTTCAGCTTTACGAGGAGATCAGGAGAGCCTCGCCACACCTACACTCCAGTGCCTTTCTCGGTCAGGCGAAGGAGCAGGCAAGAGAGCTGTGCTTGCCGCTCACTACACTGAAAAGGGAGGAGGTCGAGTCCACTATAGCGCAGAAGTACAAACTCACAGATGATCGACTTGTCACCTGCTTAGTTCCCTACCAGCTCGGAGCCAATATCCTCCTTTCCCGTCTACCTCCCAAGGTCAGGGAGGAATCTCTCCGGGAATTGAAGTCTGAAGAAGCAGCCAGGCAGAGTGGgtctcctcctgcgccgaACAAGTGGATCCAGTGGTATGAAGCCGACGTTTATGTTTCAACCGGAAGGAAGTACTTGGAGCGCATCAGCACCCGTCGACAGCGTCGCATTCCTGTCTTCGCTGTCATGGGACACGTAAATCACGGTAAGACTGCCTTACTCGATGCCTTACAGGGGTCGCGCATCGGTGCTGAAGAGCCTCATCACATCACGCAGTCCGTTCGGGCGTTCACGATGCCAAGGCCAGGCGCCGACAACGATCTTTTCACCTTTATCGACACCCCGGGGCACCGCATTTTTGTCGAAACTCGGTTTCACGTGCAGCTGATGGCTGACGTCATCGCGTTGGTCATCTCGGTTGCCGAAGGCATCGAAAGTCAAACTCACGAGACGATCAAGGTCGCCCTCAACGTTGACAAGCCGGTGATCGTAGTCTTGAACAAGCTTGATCTCTTGTCTGACGCGCTGACTGCGGAGAAGGCAGTGCGGCGCATCCTAGCAGAGCTGTACTCTATCGGGCTCGacgtgcacctgctgcaAAGGGAGAAAGATGTTGAGGCGTTGGCGACCAAGGCGTCGACCGCTTGCTGCAGTAGCCGCGGCAGGAGTCTCACAGATTTGCGTCCGCAAGCGGAATACTTTGCACCGATGAAGACGGTCGATCCGGAGTATAAGGGCAGCAAGCGGCACCCAcaagtgcagctgctccgcaaAAGCTACGGAGTGTGTGTCTCCGCTGCAACCGGAGCTCATATTCCCTTCCTGTGGCGCGTTCTGCAGCTTTGTCGAGATTGTGTGCCTCCAACATGTCTCAGCAATTCCGTTGGGCACACCGAACACAACGCCGCCGTTCAAGCCGTCGTGTTGGAGTCTTCTAAGCACCTGTTCGACGAAGAGGGCTTTCGACTGAACCGCAAGCGCCAGCAGATCCAGCGGAGCATCGATCGAAAGCAGGAGAAACGCTCAAAAGCGTTTGAGCAACGAAGTCCCCGGTCGCGCCTGAACTCCGTATACAACAGCGTCAAAACGCAGTCTACACGCCAGAATCGAACCAGCTCGTCGTCCCTGGTGATCACGGCCATTGTCCAGGAGGGCGTTCTAACGGAGGGAATGCACTTTATCGCCGATCAGGCGGAGGGTCAGGTACACGCCTTGGTCGACTACTGGGGCAATCGTGTTGAGAAGGCGTACCCCGGCATGGCCGTCACGCTTATTGACAAGAGCAGCATGAGCGGGTGCCCCGGCGCCGGAATCCATGTGCTGTCCATGACGGACCTCGcttcgcgcgtgcgcgtacAAGCGTATCGCCAACGGCTGCAGTGGTACGCTGAGATTTTTACGACAAAGCTGCACTACCTCCGCCCACGGGGGATGGACGTGTCTTTCTCTCATCTGGGTGACTACGGTCAACTCGGCATCACCGACTCGCTTGAATGTCAACTCCTGTACGGGCCGCCGCAAAAGCCCTCCGAGGAGCAGAGACAACCGGAGGCGCTACCCCCAGGGACCTCGGCGAGCGATGAGTCCATTGGTGCGTACCTCGCGGAGAGGAATCGAGAGTCTGAATCAAACGCGCTCCAAGTTTCCTCGGTGGGGTCTGTTGCGCTCCCGGACGGCGCAACGAAGCGCTTGACACAGGCAATCATGGGCGAGGACGATGAAGAGGTGCTCAAGGCTACGTGGCAgagtgcgcagctgcagcggcagctcacGTCCCAAAAGGAATACGAGGAGCACGTTGCACAGTGTGTGCAGGTGGGTGTCTTAATCAAGGTCGATTCATGGCACACCGCCCGCATGCTACACCGCGAAATCTCCCGTCTCGGCACGCGCAAGGTTTATTTTCAAGTCGTCGGCGCGCGTTTCGGCCCTTTGCAGGTGAGCGACATCATTTACGTGATGCAGGCTGTGAAGATCATTGTGTGCTTCCGTACGCCTCTTTCCGCGTCCAGCGACCTGGACAGCTACATCGAGAACGCCAACTTGTGGGTGCTTCAGACCGATCACTTCTCCGACGTGGTTCTCTTCATGAAgtggtgcgcggtggcgacgcACAAGGAGAAGGTGCTTGATGAAAATGACGGCGACGTAGACCACGGCGATGAGTCGGGCCCTCGACCTCGAATTGTTGTGGACCCGAAGAAGCCGGAGGCGGACAGCGGGGCACCGAGGGGATCTAAGTCGCAGAGACAGAGGCTTCTCCTGTACGATGACGACAACAACGATGACGAGTTTTGGAGCATGTAG
- a CDS encoding putative histone deacetylase: MSSPEQLPALSAAGSSSSRVASSHHSPHEASLPFPASAIPGDASAESPRASSMSRSSRASEESAATSPLQRKPDAPMPRLGGRKVLYFVDHSVTAIAYAEGHLMRPSRVRALHALVHSLGLDNAECMTVCHARPATAEEMGAFHRSAYLECLRQAPVICGNPLDEMSLAFQKEFDVPFASQDSDCPLFPEVWALVSSQAGASLACAEALVRGDATVAMNWAGGMHHAAAAHASGFCFVNDIVLCIRRLLRYYQRVLYVDLDVHHGDGVEGAFYGNHRVMTLSLHQFGNGFFPGTGDYPTRETADSFAINVPLPTRTGDAAYLLSFRTALSSVVQCFDPEAMVVQCGADTIAGDLIGRLCVTTLAHTQCVADVLSLERPTVLLGGGGYHVFHTARCWAIHTATALGRTAAQLPLYIPRTDPYYMDYRRECTPKRPTLHVFLDPDVDDPLPLGDSLAFWRQLCCSIQWQMHTARLVRQGFTRTLQLCRQRRAALLRQFATQEAGRESGIGVSGPKRPRSANATDRDANEGVEDRVVSA; encoded by the coding sequence ATGTCATCTCCCGAGCAACTTCCTGCGCTCTCAGCGGCGGGCTCATCGTCGTCGAGAGTGGCTTCCTCGCATCACTCACCGCATGAAGCATCGCTCCCGTTTCCCGCATCAGCGATTCCTGGCGACGCCTCTGCGGAGTCTCCGCGCGCGTCGTCGATGTCACGGTCTTCAAGGGCGAGCGAGGAGAGCGCAGCAACATCGCCACTGCAGCGAAAGCCAGATGCACCGATGCCACGCCTTGGGGGGCGGAAGGTGTTGTACTTTGTGGATCACTCTGTCACTGCGATAGCCTATGCAGAGGGTCATTTGATGCGGCCgtctcgtgtgcgtgcgctgcacgcgcttGTTCATTCCCTGGGCCTCGACAATGCAGAATGCATGACTGTATGTCATGCTCGtccggcgacggcggaggagatGGGGGCGTTCCACCGCAGCGCGTACTTGGAATGTCTGCGGCAGGCACCGGTCATTTGCGGGAATCCGCTGGACGAGATGTCCCTGGCTTTTCAGAAGGAATTCGACGTCCCGTTCGCGTCTCAGGACAGCGACTGTCCTCTCTTCCCTGAGGTGTGGGCGCTGGTATCCAGCCAAGCCGGCGCCTCGCTTGCCTGTGCAGAGGCCCTTGTACGCGGCGATGCCACAGTGGCGATGAACTGGGCAGGTGGCATGcatcacgctgctgccgcccatGCGAGCGGGTTCTGCTTTGTGAATGACATTGTGTTGTGCAtccgccggctgctgcggtacTACCAGCGCGTCCTCTACGTTGACCTGGACGTGCATCACGGGGACGGCGTGGAGGGGGCCTTTTATGGCAATCACCGCGTGATGACGCTCTCGCTGCACCAGTTCGGCAACGGCTTCTTCCCCGGCACCGGCGACTACCCGACGCGTGAGACGGCCGACAGCTTCGCCATCAACGTCCCGCTGCCCACGCGCACGGGAGATGCCGCGTACCTCTTGTCGTTCCGCACTGCACTCTCCAGCGTGGTTCAGTGCTTTGATCCGGAGGCGATGGTCGTGCAATGCGGCGCGGACACCATCGCGGGCGACCTCATTGGGCGGCTTTGCGTGACTAcgctggcgcacacgcagtgTGTGGCCGATGTGCTGTCGCTTGAGCGACCGACGGTACTGCTTGGTGGAGGCGGTTATCACGTGTTTCAcacagcgcgctgctggGCGATCCACACTGCCACCGCGCTGGGTCGCACAGCTGCACAGTTGCCCTTGTACATCCCGCGCACAGACCCCTACTATATGGATTACCGGCGCGAATGCACACCGAAGCGTCCGACGCTGCATGTGTTTCTCGACCCTGACGTCGATGATCCGCTGCCACTGGGGGACAGCTTGGCGTTCTGGCGTCAGCTCTGTTGCAGCATCCAGTGGCAGATGCACACTGCCCGCCTTGTGCGGCAGGGGTTTACCCGTACACTACAGCTttgccggcagcgacgggcAGCGTTGCTGAGGCAGTTCGCTACGCAAGAGGCAGGGCGGGAATCTGGTATCGGTGTCAGTGGCCCTAAGCGCCCGCGCTCAGCAAATGCAACCGACCGCGATGCCAACGAGGGTGTGGAGGACCGAGTGGTCTCGGCGTGA